A section of the Pseudomonas lini genome encodes:
- a CDS encoding proline--tRNA ligase, translating into MRTSQFLLATQKETPSDAVVISHQLMLRAGMIRKLASGLYTWLPMGLRVMRKVEAIVREEMNAAGSLEVLMPSTQPAELWQESGRWEEYGPELLRFKDRHGRDFCAGPTHEEVITDLMRNELSSYKQLPINLYQIQTKFRDEIRPRFGLMRGREFIMKDAYSFHADQPSLQITYDRMHQAYCNVFTRLGLKFRPVEADNGSIGGAGSHEFHVLAESGEDDIVFSNGSDYAANIEKAEAVPRETSRAAPSEELRLVDTPNAKTIAQLVEGFNLPIEKTIKTLVVHAEEQGKLIALIIRGDHELNEIKAANQPGVASPLVMASEAELRDAIGAGAGSLGPLNLPLPIIIDRSVELMSDFGIGANIDDKHYFGVNWERDLPVPTVADLRNVVAGDPSPDGKGTLEIKRGIEVGHIFQLGNKYSKAMKCEVLGENGKPVTLEMGCYGIGVSRVVAAAIEQNNDENGIIWSDALAPFQVALVPLRYETEQVREATDKLYAELTAAGFEVLLDDRDKKTSPGIKFADMELIGIPHRIVVSDRGLADGNLEYKSRTEAEAQALPVADVLSFLQARIRR; encoded by the coding sequence ATGCGCACCAGTCAATTTTTGCTCGCCACACAGAAAGAAACGCCTTCCGACGCGGTCGTCATCAGCCATCAGCTGATGTTGCGCGCCGGCATGATCCGCAAACTCGCCTCGGGCCTGTACACCTGGCTGCCCATGGGCTTGCGAGTGATGCGCAAGGTCGAAGCCATCGTGCGTGAAGAAATGAACGCCGCCGGCTCTCTCGAAGTGTTGATGCCGAGCACGCAACCGGCTGAGCTGTGGCAGGAATCCGGTCGCTGGGAAGAATACGGCCCGGAATTGCTGCGCTTCAAGGATCGCCACGGTCGCGACTTCTGCGCCGGCCCGACTCACGAAGAAGTCATCACCGACCTGATGCGTAACGAATTGAGCAGCTACAAACAGTTGCCGATCAACCTGTACCAGATCCAGACCAAATTCCGTGACGAAATCCGCCCACGCTTCGGTTTGATGCGCGGCCGCGAATTCATCATGAAGGACGCCTATTCGTTCCACGCTGATCAGCCTTCGCTGCAGATCACCTACGATCGCATGCACCAGGCGTACTGCAACGTGTTCACCCGTCTGGGCCTGAAGTTCCGTCCGGTTGAAGCCGACAACGGCTCGATCGGTGGTGCCGGCTCCCACGAGTTCCACGTACTGGCCGAATCCGGCGAAGACGATATCGTTTTCAGCAATGGTTCCGACTACGCGGCGAACATCGAGAAAGCCGAAGCCGTGCCACGTGAAACCTCCCGCGCCGCACCAAGCGAAGAGCTGCGCCTGGTCGACACGCCGAACGCCAAGACCATTGCGCAACTGGTCGAAGGCTTCAACCTGCCGATCGAAAAAACCATCAAGACGCTGGTGGTGCACGCTGAAGAGCAAGGCAAGCTGATTGCCCTGATCATCCGTGGCGACCACGAGCTGAACGAAATCAAGGCCGCCAACCAGCCTGGCGTTGCCAGCCCGCTGGTCATGGCTTCCGAAGCCGAACTGCGCGACGCCATTGGCGCCGGCGCCGGCTCTCTTGGCCCGTTGAACCTGCCACTGCCGATCATCATCGACCGTTCCGTCGAGCTGATGAGCGACTTCGGCATCGGTGCCAACATCGACGACAAGCACTACTTCGGCGTGAACTGGGAGCGTGATCTGCCGGTTCCGACCGTCGCCGACCTGCGCAACGTCGTGGCCGGTGATCCGAGCCCTGACGGCAAAGGCACCCTGGAAATCAAGCGCGGCATCGAAGTCGGGCACATCTTCCAGCTGGGCAACAAGTACAGCAAAGCGATGAAGTGCGAAGTGCTGGGCGAGAACGGCAAGCCGGTCACCCTGGAAATGGGCTGCTATGGCATTGGTGTGTCTCGCGTGGTGGCTGCCGCCATCGAACAGAACAACGACGAGAACGGGATTATCTGGAGCGACGCTCTGGCTCCGTTCCAGGTTGCCCTGGTTCCGCTGCGCTACGAAACCGAACAGGTTCGCGAAGCCACCGACAAGCTCTACGCAGAACTGACTGCCGCCGGCTTCGAAGTGCTGCTGGACGACCGCGACAAGAAAACCAGCCCGGGCATCAAGTTCGCCGACATGGAACTGATCGGCATTCCACACCGGATCGTGGTCAGTGACCGCGGCCTCGCCGACGGCAATCTGGAATACAAGAGCCGCACAGAGGCCGAGGCGCAAGCGCTGCCGGTCGCTGACGTGTTGTCTTTCCTCCAGGCCCGTATCCGCCGCTGA
- a CDS encoding AmpG family muropeptide MFS transporter → MPRKTWRAALAAYASPSTLVLLLLGFAAGLPYMLVFSTLSVWLREAGVARETIGYASLIGLAYAFKWVWSPLLDQWRLPLLGKLGRRRSWLVLSQALVILGLIGMGFCDPQKHLSWLIAIAVVVAFASATQDIAVDAYRLEIAEDSRQAALAASYMSGYRIAALLATAGALFFAEGFGSTGFNYKHSAWAGTYLLFGALMVPALLTSLFMREPPVPLRTQLQAGRYSFAHQLASVFVLIVLLVSVPAMFTQLYNTDFASVLFEGVSVLDLLLEDRAFLRAILYITLTGLCLSAMGRRGLAPVLTPVNDFILRYRWQALLLLGLIATYRMSDTVMGVMANVFYIDQGFTKDQIASVSKIFGLIMTLVGAGMGGLLIVRFGILPILFIGGVASAGTNLLFLMLTDMGANLQMLIVTISLDNFSSGLATSAFVAYLSSLTNLKFSATQYALLSSIMLLLPRLIGGYSGVMVEKFGYHNFFLITALLGVPTLLLIALHWFQENRRAGPTPTPEPAQTQVAEES, encoded by the coding sequence ATGCCCCGTAAAACCTGGCGCGCCGCGCTCGCCGCCTATGCCAGCCCCTCGACGCTCGTGCTGTTGCTGCTTGGTTTCGCCGCCGGCCTGCCCTACATGCTGGTGTTTTCGACGCTTTCAGTCTGGCTGCGCGAGGCCGGTGTTGCCCGCGAAACCATCGGCTATGCAAGCCTGATCGGCCTGGCCTACGCCTTTAAATGGGTCTGGTCCCCGCTGCTCGACCAATGGCGCCTGCCACTGCTCGGCAAGCTCGGTCGACGACGCTCCTGGCTGGTATTGTCCCAGGCGCTGGTGATCCTCGGCCTCATCGGCATGGGTTTCTGCGACCCGCAGAAGCATCTGTCCTGGCTGATCGCTATTGCAGTGGTCGTCGCCTTCGCCTCCGCGACGCAAGACATCGCCGTCGACGCCTATCGCCTGGAAATCGCTGAAGACAGCCGTCAAGCAGCGCTCGCCGCCAGCTACATGTCCGGTTATCGGATTGCCGCACTGCTGGCCACCGCCGGCGCCCTGTTCTTCGCCGAAGGCTTCGGCTCCACCGGTTTCAACTATAAGCATTCGGCATGGGCCGGCACTTACCTGCTGTTTGGCGCGCTGATGGTCCCGGCACTGCTGACGTCCCTCTTCATGCGTGAACCGCCAGTGCCGTTGCGAACTCAACTTCAGGCCGGACGCTATAGCTTTGCGCATCAATTGGCGTCAGTGTTCGTGCTGATCGTGCTGCTGGTGTCCGTACCGGCCATGTTCACCCAGCTCTACAACACTGACTTCGCCAGCGTACTGTTCGAAGGCGTCAGCGTGCTCGACCTGCTGCTCGAAGACCGCGCGTTCCTACGGGCGATTCTCTATATCACGCTTACTGGCCTGTGCTTGTCGGCCATGGGCCGCCGTGGCCTGGCGCCGGTGCTGACGCCGGTCAACGACTTTATCCTGCGTTATCGCTGGCAAGCCCTGCTGCTGCTCGGGCTGATCGCCACCTATCGGATGTCTGATACGGTCATGGGCGTCATGGCTAACGTGTTTTACATCGACCAGGGATTCACCAAGGATCAGATTGCCAGCGTCAGCAAGATTTTCGGCTTGATCATGACGCTGGTCGGCGCCGGCATGGGCGGCCTGCTGATCGTGCGCTTCGGCATTCTGCCGATCCTGTTCATTGGCGGCGTTGCATCGGCCGGCACTAACTTGCTGTTCCTGATGCTCACGGACATGGGGGCCAATCTGCAGATGCTGATTGTCACCATTTCTCTGGATAACTTCAGCTCGGGCCTGGCGACTTCGGCATTTGTCGCTTACCTGTCGAGCCTGACCAATCTCAAATTCTCCGCCACCCAGTACGCCCTGCTCAGCTCGATCATGCTCCTGCTACCTCGCCTGATCGGCGGCTACTCAGGGGTCATGGTGGAGAAGTTCGGCTATCACAATTTCTTCCTGATCACCGCCCTGCTGGGCGTCCCGACCCTGCTGTTGATCGCCTTGCACTGGTTCCAGGAAAACCGCCGCGCCGGCCCGACACCGACGCCCGAACCGGCTCAAACCCAGGTCGCGGAAGAGTCGTAG
- a CDS encoding MGMT family protein translates to MTDSTSETESAAQIRRTALYLTLAQVPEGKVVSYGQLAELAGLGRAARWVGRTLSQLPGDTKLPWHRVLGAGGRLSLPVGSPSGDEQRARLRMEGISILNNRVDIQRHGWRPVEHSG, encoded by the coding sequence GTGACCGATTCAACCTCTGAAACCGAAAGCGCGGCGCAAATCCGACGCACGGCGCTCTACCTGACCCTGGCACAAGTGCCCGAGGGCAAAGTCGTGAGCTATGGCCAACTGGCCGAGCTCGCGGGACTGGGTCGTGCTGCCCGCTGGGTCGGGCGAACACTGAGCCAACTGCCCGGCGACACCAAATTGCCCTGGCACCGCGTGCTGGGTGCCGGCGGACGACTCAGCCTGCCCGTGGGCAGCCCCTCGGGGGATGAACAACGGGCCCGATTGCGCATGGAAGGCATCAGTATCCTGAACAATCGTGTTGATATTCAGCGCCATGGCTGGCGCCCGGTAGAGCACAGCGGTTAG
- a CDS encoding DUF481 domain-containing protein, which yields MLSRTLLCLAVVSASTPLLADTVWLKNGDKLSGKITLFDGGKLLIQTQYAGAVPIDWKEVKTLESDQHMLVKQDAYSGEVAKSLHAAEDGKVTLANGDAPKTVELASIQQMLKPKPVVEDLVWKGNVDMALDYRRAEKDTDDYDVGFKTSARHGRWRHTAEGEYNREFQDDVVTTDNWRAEYSLDRFLTEKWFWQGRLNYKRDKVEELSRQRTIGTGPGYQFWDDELGAFSLGSLLNNTDYEYSSGRKENFYSLAMKWDYNRYLVGKKVEFFTNGEVGKPLSGVADYALDAEVGLRYKVTDWASLNLKAERDIISGSDEADLSKTRYTAGFGVAW from the coding sequence ATGTTGTCCAGAACCTTGCTGTGCCTTGCTGTCGTCAGTGCTTCCACTCCCTTGCTTGCCGATACCGTCTGGTTGAAGAACGGTGACAAATTGAGCGGTAAAATCACGCTCTTCGACGGTGGCAAGCTGTTGATCCAGACCCAGTATGCCGGGGCGGTTCCGATTGACTGGAAAGAGGTCAAAACCCTGGAAAGCGATCAGCATATGCTGGTCAAGCAGGATGCCTACAGCGGCGAGGTGGCCAAGTCGCTGCACGCGGCGGAAGACGGCAAGGTCACTCTGGCCAATGGCGACGCACCCAAAACGGTGGAGCTGGCCAGTATCCAGCAGATGCTCAAGCCCAAGCCGGTGGTCGAGGATTTGGTGTGGAAAGGTAATGTCGACATGGCGCTGGATTATCGGCGGGCCGAAAAAGATACCGATGATTATGACGTGGGCTTCAAAACCAGCGCGCGTCACGGTCGGTGGCGTCATACGGCGGAAGGTGAATACAACCGAGAGTTCCAGGATGACGTCGTTACTACTGATAACTGGCGTGCCGAATATTCTCTCGACCGATTCCTCACCGAGAAGTGGTTCTGGCAAGGTCGTTTGAACTATAAGCGCGACAAGGTCGAAGAGCTTTCCCGTCAGCGCACCATCGGTACCGGCCCCGGTTATCAATTCTGGGATGATGAGCTGGGCGCCTTTTCCTTGGGTTCGCTGCTGAACAACACGGATTATGAGTATTCCAGCGGTCGCAAGGAAAACTTCTATTCCTTGGCGATGAAGTGGGACTACAACCGTTATCTGGTCGGCAAGAAGGTCGAGTTCTTCACTAATGGTGAGGTCGGAAAACCGTTGTCGGGCGTGGCGGATTACGCCCTCGATGCCGAGGTCGGCCTGCGCTACAAGGTTACCGATTGGGCGTCGCTGAACCTGAAGGCCGAGAGAGATATCATCAGTGGAAGCGATGAGGCTGACCTGAGCAAAACCCGATACACCGCAGGGTTTGGCGTGGCTTGGTAA
- a CDS encoding toxin-antitoxin system YwqK family antitoxin, whose translation MQFISWKSFSAVLVILTHSLTTQAETQPDHPTVIVDMNPRATYLAKGAEVNGHAPIQLRAAALLTLSTPHACGSNEVYMTPESAGIPNDSFRRALDEIQQLIDQKIPLLLTHSACERKRAFLEKVRPCTPEACGELMASLVDGKQYLDRDFSPIGQGQASYYLKMPMDYDSKHKAWAAQIFYVETQTPSHEYFVDAEDFVSGKAVHAYRSYYRSGKLRRSYQHDANGMRQGKALTYSENLTVIKRENYLNNELEGWQTVYHDNGKIAEAYNWYKGKRVDGEYLEYDENGALIGRTNYRDNVLDGPALSYHPNGQLKSSTIFVAGKAQGPSPHYFENGAIETTRNNLDGSPDGWLIVYFLSGKTKEKALYQNGTRRSYASWNEQGVQTVQWQRDEQHREQGDFKKWYGTGQLKDHKIYKDGKLEGTALTWYESGQMNSSVEYKNGLEQGIGRFWTQDGRLSTECHYDTGVRQGECTSL comes from the coding sequence ATGCAATTCATCTCCTGGAAGTCATTCAGTGCTGTGCTCGTAATTCTCACGCACTCCCTCACAACCCAAGCAGAAACGCAACCCGACCACCCGACCGTGATCGTCGACATGAACCCTCGAGCAACATATTTGGCGAAGGGCGCCGAAGTAAATGGTCACGCCCCTATTCAGCTAAGAGCAGCGGCACTTTTGACGCTTTCAACTCCTCATGCTTGCGGGAGCAATGAGGTTTACATGACCCCCGAGTCTGCGGGCATCCCCAATGATTCGTTTCGCCGAGCCCTCGACGAAATCCAGCAACTAATCGATCAGAAAATCCCCCTTCTACTTACGCATTCGGCCTGCGAACGCAAACGAGCGTTTCTCGAGAAGGTGCGCCCCTGCACGCCTGAAGCATGCGGTGAACTCATGGCATCTCTTGTGGATGGAAAACAATACCTGGATCGCGATTTTTCACCCATAGGTCAAGGGCAAGCGTCTTACTACCTGAAGATGCCAATGGACTACGACAGCAAACACAAGGCATGGGCAGCACAGATCTTCTATGTCGAAACCCAAACTCCGAGTCATGAATACTTCGTCGATGCCGAGGATTTTGTTTCAGGCAAGGCAGTCCATGCCTACAGAAGCTATTACCGAAGCGGCAAGCTCCGCCGAAGCTATCAGCATGACGCTAATGGCATGCGCCAAGGCAAGGCACTGACGTATTCTGAGAACCTCACCGTAATCAAACGCGAAAACTATCTAAACAACGAGCTGGAAGGCTGGCAGACCGTTTACCACGACAATGGCAAGATTGCTGAGGCCTATAACTGGTACAAGGGCAAGCGAGTGGATGGTGAGTACCTTGAGTACGATGAAAATGGCGCACTCATCGGGCGTACCAACTATCGAGACAATGTTTTGGACGGCCCCGCTTTGAGCTACCACCCAAACGGACAGCTTAAAAGCAGCACTATTTTCGTTGCAGGCAAAGCTCAAGGTCCAAGCCCTCATTACTTTGAAAACGGTGCCATCGAAACCACCCGAAACAATCTGGACGGCAGCCCTGATGGTTGGCTGATCGTCTACTTCCTCAGTGGCAAAACGAAAGAAAAGGCGCTTTATCAGAATGGAACTCGGCGTAGCTATGCCAGCTGGAACGAGCAAGGCGTGCAAACCGTACAATGGCAGCGGGATGAACAACACCGCGAACAAGGCGACTTCAAAAAATGGTATGGCACAGGCCAACTCAAGGATCACAAGATCTACAAGGACGGAAAGCTTGAGGGCACCGCTCTTACCTGGTACGAAAGTGGCCAGATGAATTCGTCAGTGGAATACAAGAACGGTCTTGAGCAGGGCATCGGCCGTTTCTGGACACAGGACGGCCGCCTGAGTACGGAATGCCACTACGATACAGGTGTCCGCCAAGGCGAATGCACTAGCCTTTAA
- a CDS encoding cold-shock protein — protein MSNRQTGTVKWFNDEKGFGFITPQSGDDLFVHFKAIQSDGFKSLKEGQQVSFIATRGQKGMQAEEVQVI, from the coding sequence ATGTCTAATCGCCAAACCGGTACCGTTAAGTGGTTCAACGATGAAAAAGGCTTCGGCTTCATCACTCCACAATCCGGTGACGACCTGTTCGTTCACTTCAAAGCTATCCAATCCGACGGCTTCAAAAGCCTGAAAGAAGGCCAACAGGTTTCTTTCATCGCTACCCGCGGTCAGAAAGGCATGCAAGCTGAAGAAGTTCAAGTTATCTAA
- the dcd gene encoding dCTP deaminase, whose translation MSIKSDKWIRRMAQEHGMIEPFVERQVRGSDDSRVISYGVSSYGYDVRCTNHFKVFTNINSAIVDPKNFDAGSFVDIHSDVCIIPPNSFALASTVEYFRIPRNVLTICLGKSTYARCGIIVNVTPLEPEWEGHVTLEFSNTTNLPAKIYANEGVAQMLFLESDEECEVSYKDRGGKYQGQRGVTLPRT comes from the coding sequence ATGAGCATCAAATCGGACAAGTGGATTCGCCGCATGGCGCAAGAGCACGGCATGATCGAGCCTTTCGTCGAGCGCCAGGTGCGCGGCAGCGACGATAGCCGTGTGATCTCCTACGGCGTGTCCAGCTACGGCTACGATGTGCGTTGCACCAATCACTTCAAGGTGTTTACCAACATCAACTCGGCGATCGTCGACCCGAAAAACTTCGATGCTGGCAGCTTCGTCGACATTCACAGCGACGTGTGCATCATTCCGCCGAACTCCTTCGCTCTGGCCAGCACCGTCGAATACTTCCGCATCCCGCGTAACGTATTGACCATTTGCCTGGGTAAAAGCACCTACGCGCGTTGCGGCATCATCGTCAACGTCACGCCGCTCGAGCCTGAGTGGGAAGGTCACGTGACCCTGGAGTTCTCCAACACCACCAATCTGCCGGCGAAAATCTACGCGAACGAAGGCGTGGCGCAGATGTTGTTCCTTGAGTCGGACGAAGAATGTGAGGTCTCCTACAAGGACCGTGGCGGCAAGTACCAGGGCCAGCGTGGCGTGACCCTGCCGCGTACCTGA
- a CDS encoding ABC transporter ATP-binding protein, whose translation MYKLTIEGLHKSYGDHQVLKGVSLKAKTGDVISLIGASGSGKSTFLRCINFLEQPNDGAMTMDGQPIRMIHDRHGMRVADEDELQRIRTRLAMVFQHFNLWSHMTVLENITMAPRRVLGCSKKEAEDRARRYLDKVGLAARVADQYPAFLSGGQQQRVAIARALAMEPEVMLFDEPTSALDPELVGEVLKVIQGLAEEGRTMIMVTHEMSFARKVSSQVLFLHQGLVEEEGAPEDVLGNPKSERLKQFLSGNLK comes from the coding sequence ATGTACAAACTGACCATTGAAGGCCTGCATAAAAGCTATGGCGATCATCAGGTGCTCAAAGGCGTTTCGCTCAAGGCCAAAACCGGCGACGTCATCAGCCTGATCGGCGCCAGCGGCTCAGGTAAAAGCACCTTTTTGCGCTGCATCAACTTTCTCGAACAGCCCAATGACGGCGCCATGACCATGGACGGCCAGCCGATCCGCATGATCCATGACCGTCATGGAATGCGCGTCGCCGATGAGGATGAATTGCAGCGAATCCGCACGCGCCTGGCCATGGTGTTCCAGCACTTCAACCTGTGGAGCCATATGACGGTGTTGGAAAACATCACCATGGCCCCGCGCCGGGTGCTCGGTTGCAGCAAGAAAGAGGCCGAAGACCGTGCCCGACGTTACCTCGACAAGGTAGGGCTGGCGGCACGCGTGGCGGATCAATACCCGGCGTTCCTTTCAGGCGGCCAGCAACAACGGGTAGCCATTGCCCGAGCGCTGGCCATGGAACCGGAAGTCATGCTGTTCGACGAACCGACCTCGGCGCTCGACCCGGAGCTGGTGGGCGAAGTGCTCAAAGTCATCCAGGGCCTGGCCGAAGAAGGCCGGACCATGATCATGGTCACCCACGAAATGAGCTTCGCCCGCAAGGTGTCGAGCCAGGTGCTGTTTCTGCACCAGGGATTGGTGGAAGAAGAAGGTGCGCCGGAGGATGTATTGGGCAATCCGAAGAGCGAGCGACTCAAGCAGTTCCTCAGCGGCAACCTCAAGTAA
- a CDS encoding succinylglutamate desuccinylase/aspartoacylase family protein → MRHQIHDLLAPLPGTVRQIHSFHFGPPSAKGKIYIQSSLHADELPGMLVAWHLKQRLAELEAAGRLRSEIVLVPVANPVGLEQVLMDVPLGRYELESGQNFNRWFVDLSEEVGNEIEGLLGDDPQHNLELIRDSLRKALARQTAATQLQSQRLTLQRLACDADMVLDLHCDFEAVAHLYTTPEAWPQVEPLARYIGSEASLLATDSGGQSFDECFTLLWWQLKERFGEHFEIPLGSFSVTVELRGQGDVNHPLASLDCQALIDYLIHFGAIAGEPAPLPELPYPATPLAGVEPVATSVGGLLVFTALPGEYLEAGQLIAEVIDPINDRVTPVHCTAAGLMYARSLRRMATAGMVIAHVAGTEAYRSGYLLSP, encoded by the coding sequence ATGCGCCACCAGATTCATGACCTGCTGGCCCCACTGCCGGGGACCGTGCGACAGATTCACAGCTTCCACTTCGGCCCGCCGTCGGCCAAAGGCAAGATTTACATTCAGTCCTCCCTGCATGCCGATGAACTGCCCGGCATGTTGGTGGCCTGGCACCTCAAGCAACGTCTGGCGGAGCTGGAAGCCGCCGGCCGGCTGCGCAGCGAAATCGTGCTGGTGCCCGTGGCCAACCCGGTCGGCCTGGAACAAGTGTTGATGGACGTTCCACTGGGCCGCTACGAGCTGGAAAGCGGGCAGAACTTCAATCGCTGGTTCGTCGATTTGAGTGAAGAAGTCGGCAACGAGATCGAAGGCCTGCTCGGCGACGATCCGCAACATAACCTCGAACTGATCCGCGACAGCCTGCGCAAGGCGTTGGCGCGGCAGACCGCAGCCACGCAACTGCAATCCCAGCGCTTGACCCTGCAACGGCTGGCCTGTGATGCGGACATGGTGCTGGACCTGCATTGCGATTTCGAAGCCGTGGCGCACCTTTACACCACGCCCGAGGCTTGGCCGCAGGTCGAGCCGCTGGCGCGCTACATCGGTTCCGAAGCCAGCCTGCTGGCCACCGACTCTGGCGGCCAGTCGTTTGATGAATGCTTCACCCTGCTCTGGTGGCAGTTGAAAGAGCGTTTCGGCGAGCATTTCGAGATTCCGCTGGGCAGTTTTTCGGTGACCGTCGAATTGCGCGGCCAGGGCGACGTCAATCACCCGCTGGCCAGCCTCGATTGCCAGGCGCTGATCGATTATCTGATTCATTTCGGCGCGATTGCCGGTGAGCCGGCGCCATTACCCGAACTGCCCTACCCGGCCACACCGTTGGCCGGCGTCGAACCGGTGGCGACGTCGGTGGGTGGGCTGCTGGTGTTCACCGCCCTGCCCGGGGAATACCTGGAGGCCGGGCAACTGATCGCCGAAGTGATCGACCCGATCAATGATCGTGTCACCCCTGTTCATTGCACCGCCGCCGGGCTGATGTACGCCCGTTCGTTGCGGCGCATGGCCACTGCCGGCATGGTGATCGCCCACGTCGCGGGCACCGAAGCCTATCGCAGCGGCTACCTACTTTCGCCTTGA
- a CDS encoding ABC transporter permease: protein MIELLQEYWKPFLYTDGYNITGLAMTMWLLSASIFIGFLVSIPLSIARVSPKVYVRWPVQFYTYLFRGTPLYIQLLICYTGIYSLAAVRAQPVLDAFFRDAMNCTILAFALNTCAYTTEIFAGAIRSMAHGEVEAAKAYGLSGWKLYAYIIMPSALRRSLPYYSNEVILMLHSTTVAFTATIPDVLKVARDANSATFLTFQSFGIAALIYLTVTFALVGLFRLAERRWLAFLGPTH, encoded by the coding sequence ATGATCGAACTCTTGCAGGAATACTGGAAACCCTTCCTTTATACCGACGGCTACAACATCACTGGCCTGGCCATGACCATGTGGCTGCTCAGCGCGTCGATCTTCATCGGTTTTCTGGTGTCGATCCCGCTGTCCATCGCCAGGGTTTCGCCCAAGGTCTACGTCCGCTGGCCGGTGCAGTTTTACACCTATCTGTTTCGGGGCACGCCGCTCTACATTCAGCTGCTGATTTGTTACACCGGCATCTACAGCCTGGCCGCCGTGCGTGCTCAGCCAGTCCTCGATGCGTTTTTTCGCGATGCGATGAACTGCACGATCCTGGCTTTCGCCCTGAACACTTGCGCCTATACCACGGAGATCTTCGCCGGGGCGATTCGCAGCATGGCCCACGGTGAAGTCGAAGCGGCCAAGGCCTACGGCCTGTCAGGCTGGAAGCTCTATGCCTACATCATCATGCCGTCGGCCCTGCGTCGCTCGTTGCCTTATTACAGCAACGAAGTGATTCTGATGCTGCATTCGACGACCGTGGCGTTCACCGCGACCATCCCGGATGTATTGAAAGTCGCTCGCGACGCGAACTCTGCGACCTTCCTGACCTTCCAGTCGTTCGGCATCGCCGCGCTGATCTACCTGACCGTTACCTTTGCGCTGGTCGGCCTGTTCCGTCTCGCCGAACGCCGATGGCTGGCCTTCCTCGGGCCGACTCACTAG
- a CDS encoding ABC transporter permease: protein MFENLLQNLGLSAFSLQGFGPLLMEGTWMTIKLSVLSLLVAVLLGLLGASAKLSKVKLLRVPAQLYTTLIRGVPDLVLMLLIFYSLQTWLTSFTDFMEWEYIEINPFSAGVITLGFIYGAYFTETFRGAILAVPRGQVEAATAYGLKRGQRFRIVVFPQMMRFALPGIGNNWMVMLKATALVSIIGLADLVKAAQDAGKSTYQLFYFLVLAALIYLLITSASNFVLRWLERRYAAGSREAVR, encoded by the coding sequence ATGTTCGAAAACCTCTTACAAAACCTGGGGCTCTCAGCCTTCAGCCTCCAGGGCTTCGGCCCGTTGCTGATGGAAGGCACCTGGATGACCATCAAATTATCGGTGTTGTCGCTGTTGGTGGCCGTGTTGCTCGGCCTGCTGGGCGCCAGTGCCAAGCTGTCAAAAGTCAAACTGCTGCGGGTACCGGCCCAGCTCTACACCACGCTGATTCGCGGGGTGCCGGACCTGGTGTTGATGCTGCTGATTTTCTACAGCCTGCAAACCTGGCTGACCTCGTTTACCGATTTCATGGAATGGGAATACATCGAGATCAACCCGTTCAGCGCCGGGGTCATCACCCTGGGCTTCATTTATGGCGCGTATTTCACCGAAACCTTCCGTGGCGCGATCCTCGCCGTACCGCGGGGCCAGGTCGAAGCCGCCACCGCCTATGGCCTCAAACGCGGTCAGCGTTTTCGTATCGTGGTGTTCCCGCAAATGATGCGCTTCGCCTTGCCCGGCATTGGCAACAACTGGATGGTGATGCTCAAGGCCACTGCGCTGGTTTCGATCATCGGCCTCGCCGATCTGGTCAAGGCTGCGCAGGACGCCGGTAAAAGCACTTATCAACTGTTCTACTTCCTGGTGCTTGCCGCATTGATTTACCTGCTGATCACCAGTGCGTCCAATTTTGTCCTGCGCTGGCTCGAACGCCGCTACGCCGCCGGTTCCCGGGAGGCGGTACGATGA